ATTAAAGGAAGCAGGCATTGCTGCTGCCGAAAAATTTGATGACGAGCTGAATGTAGTTGCTGATGTGCTTATAGCCGGAGAAAGCAACAGGTCTCTTGCCTAATTTCCAACATGGTATTTATTTTTTTAAAATCCCAAATTCTTTTGCCACGTGATACGTGGAGTGAAATCCTTTATCGGTTGCAAACATCATCATTCTTCCACCCTCTTCCTCTTTGTTTCCGGGGTGTATAAGCAATCGATGTCCTAAGTTCGTTATTTGGTAAAAGCTAACTAGTTGTTCTCCTTTTGTATTTTGGTATTCTAGTCTGGTTATTTCCGGAATACCGGCAAACGACTTTTCGGTTTTATCCGGAATGGTATCGCAACCCTGTATTCCTGCCCATTGCTTGAGTAGTAGTGTTGCGTTGGAATAATTTACTATGCCATCACCGGTGCCATGGTAAATTATTAGTTTGCTGTAAGCTCCTTTGTATAAAGAGTTTTGAGATGTTACCAGTTTTACTAATTCAGTTTGTGATACTGTTTTTTTACCGCGCATTACTTTAAATCCTTCTACTACATTTTGAGCTACACCATAGGCGGTGCCAGCAAAAACAGCAGCGTTGTTGAATTTGTTTGGATGTGTGGCTGCCATTGCCACACTCATAGCAGCTCCGGCAGATAGACCTGTTATAAATATTCGCGTACTATCAATAGAATATTTTTTTTGAGCATATACAATCATCTCAAAAATAGATTGGCATTCGCCTTGGCCCTTTGTAATATCTTTCTCTTCAAACCAATTGAAACAATGGTTGGAGTTATTGATAAATTTTTGTTGAGGATACAAAACAATGAAGTTGTGCAAGTCACTCAATTTATTCCATCCTGTAAGTTCGGCTACTTCGTTGGCCGTTTGGCTGCACCCATGCAAAACAATAACCAAGGGCCTTTTAAGAGTATCTGAGTTGTTGGGTGTATGAACGAATAATTTTAGATTTCCCGGATTACTACCAAACTCAGGTATTTCAAGGAGTTTAGACTGAGCAATATTTACACTACAGTAAACAAGTAAAAAAAGGAAAACAAGCCCAAGCTGCTTACTCATCTAGAAAAAGATTAGTGATGGGCGCTACTTCTACGCCCCAAACTGCGTTAGGTGATGGTCTAAATGTTTATAAAACATATTGTTCCACTCCGCTTTATTAAGTACACCAAACGAATGAGATTCTTTCCCATCAAAATGTGCTTCACCCAATTGTTGGGTTTTAGTGATGTATTCTACTAATCGTTTTTTTTCGGTTTCAAATTCTTTCGCAGATGTAATAAGAAATTCCGGTGCCGTTGGACTTCCCTTTTTATAAGGCTTTTCGTTTACAACAATATTCTTAACAAATAGCTTTAGAATAAATTTTTTAAATCCTGTAGGCTTAGGATGTTTGTTATCGTAAACCAATTCGTATGTAACATTGCAATGAGCAAGCATTTGACTAACATTCATTTTGCCCCAAGTTGGTTTAGAAGCTGCAGTTAGTTTGTTTATACGAGCTATTAATTCGTTCGAATCGCTTAGATTAAATACGTTCTTCATCGCTTGTTTTTTATTAAATCAACATTCCGGCAATAGTAGCAGAAAGATAAGATGCCAGTGTACCACACAACAAGGCTTTCATACCTAGTTTAGCTAAATCGGTTCTGCGTTCAGGAGCCAGTGCGCCAATACCGCCAATTTGCATACCTACGCTGCTAAAGTTTGCAAAGCCGCAAATAGCAATACTTATAATTAGTAATCCTTTTTCGGTAAGCACAGGTACCGCTTTTGTTGTTAAATTTTGAAATGCAACAAATTCATTCACTGTTAATTTTTGTCCTAGTAAGGTAGCGGCACTACCCACATCTTGCAGCGGTATTCCCATTGACCAAGCAATAGGATAAAATAATTTTCCGAAAATAAAATCAAGTGTCAATTCGGGATAAATATGTCCTAATATCCAATTAATCATCGCGATTAATGCAATAAAACCAATAAGCATAGCCACCACATTCATGGCAATTTTAAATCCATCTGCAGCACCGTGGCTTATCGCATCAATCAAATTACTATAATTACTTTTTACCTCTAGCTTTACATTGCCCATGGTTTGCGACTCTTCTGTTTCGGGGAAAACAATTTTAGAAATAACCAATGCACCCGGAGCAGCCATCAAACTAGCTGCAATTAAATATTCTGCTTTGGCACCCATGTTTGCATACACAATTAAAATACCGCCTGCAATACACGCCAAACTACCGCTCATAGAAGCAAGCAGTTCGCTCTTGGTCATCGTTGGTAAATACGGGCGAATCATAACTTGTGCTTCTACTTGTCCTACAAATGCACTGGCAACATTGCTCAATGCTTCGGCACCGCTTACGCGCATTACAAAGTTCATAGCCTTAGCAATAACAGAAACAATGCGCTGCATAATACCTACATGGTAAAAAATTGCTACCAATATGCACACTAAAATAATTGTGGCGGTAATATTAAATGCAAATACAAATGTATGCGGCATAGAATAGTTTTGTACGGTGCCATCATAACTTGATGTAGCAATACCTCCGTACACAAAGTTGGCGCCTTGTTTGGCAAAGCCTTCTATTTTTTGCATACCGGTTCCTAATAACTGAAAGAAACGAGTTACGGGAGGAACTTTTAAAACCAATACCGCAATAAATAATTGTAAGCCAATGCCACTCAGTACCAATCGGTAATTAATAGCTTTGCGGTTGTTAGAGGCCAAAAAGGCTATTCCGAGTATTAGTAATACTCCAATAATTCCGATAAATCTTTCCATTAGTATGGGCTGTTAAATTGAATTAGGATTTTTTACGCTTGTTTAATTCATCGCGTATTTTCGAAGCTCGTTCGTACATTTCATCATCAATGGCAGATTGAAGCATGTCGGTTAATTCTTCTGTTGTTCTTGTTTGAAAATCAGATTCGCTTACCGCAACGGAAACTTCTTGCTCCTCTCCGCTTACCAATGCCGGATCTGCTTGTGTAGAAGGAG
The sequence above is drawn from the Bacteroidota bacterium genome and encodes:
- a CDS encoding DUF1569 domain-containing protein; translation: MKNVFNLSDSNELIARINKLTAASKPTWGKMNVSQMLAHCNVTYELVYDNKHPKPTGFKKFILKLFVKNIVVNEKPYKKGSPTAPEFLITSAKEFETEKKRLVEYITKTQQLGEAHFDGKESHSFGVLNKAEWNNMFYKHLDHHLTQFGA
- a CDS encoding PHB depolymerase family esterase, which produces MSKQLGLVFLFLLVYCSVNIAQSKLLEIPEFGSNPGNLKLFVHTPNNSDTLKRPLVIVLHGCSQTANEVAELTGWNKLSDLHNFIVLYPQQKFINNSNHCFNWFEEKDITKGQGECQSIFEMIVYAQKKYSIDSTRIFITGLSAGAAMSVAMAATHPNKFNNAAVFAGTAYGVAQNVVEGFKVMRGKKTVSQTELVKLVTSQNSLYKGAYSKLIIYHGTGDGIVNYSNATLLLKQWAGIQGCDTIPDKTEKSFAGIPEITRLEYQNTKGEQLVSFYQITNLGHRLLIHPGNKEEEGGRMMMFATDKGFHSTYHVAKEFGILKK
- a CDS encoding NupC/NupG family nucleoside CNT transporter; translated protein: MERFIGIIGVLLILGIAFLASNNRKAINYRLVLSGIGLQLFIAVLVLKVPPVTRFFQLLGTGMQKIEGFAKQGANFVYGGIATSSYDGTVQNYSMPHTFVFAFNITATIILVCILVAIFYHVGIMQRIVSVIAKAMNFVMRVSGAEALSNVASAFVGQVEAQVMIRPYLPTMTKSELLASMSGSLACIAGGILIVYANMGAKAEYLIAASLMAAPGALVISKIVFPETEESQTMGNVKLEVKSNYSNLIDAISHGAADGFKIAMNVVAMLIGFIALIAMINWILGHIYPELTLDFIFGKLFYPIAWSMGIPLQDVGSAATLLGQKLTVNEFVAFQNLTTKAVPVLTEKGLLIISIAICGFANFSSVGMQIGGIGALAPERRTDLAKLGMKALLCGTLASYLSATIAGMLI